In Aptenodytes patagonicus chromosome 6, bAptPat1.pri.cur, whole genome shotgun sequence, one genomic interval encodes:
- the NEU2 gene encoding sialidase-2 isoform X2, with translation MKTSPNPSSEWEFHTKKGHKMSTMASFPVLKQETLFQNGTWSYRIPALLYLPRFSIILAFAEEREDVVDEHAKLIAMRRGVYDPTTHHVQWNSMETIVSAQLKNHRSMNPCPVYDEVSGKLILFFIAVPGKISEQHQLRTKINLVRLCYVTSMDQGRTWSTAQDVTDGTISTEYKNWATFAVGPGHGLQLLNEARSLVIPAYAYRILDPKQHPTPHAFCFISSDHGTTWEMGNFVGEESAVECQVAEVHTCGRKVLYCNARSSRGVRIQAVSYNHGVDFQGGQRVEMLVEPPSGCHGSVTAFPPPPDARCQDSWLLYAHPTDPKGRRDLGIYLNKSPLNPAHWTKPSILFKGLCAYSDLQYMGVGPDGSPLFSCLFEYGTHQQCEEIIFVMFTLKQAFPSER, from the exons CACAATGGCTTCGTTTCCTGTCTTGAAGCAAGAGACGTTGTTTCAGAACGGTACCTGGAGCTATCGAATTCCAGCCCTGCTCTACCTGCCACGTTTCAGCATCATCCTGGCGTTTGCTGAGGAACGAGAGGATGTGGTGGATGAACATGCCAAGCTAATAGCGATGCGCAGAGGCGTGTATGACCCAACCACGCACCACGTTCAG TGGAATAGCATGGAGACCATTGTCAGTGCGCAGCTGAAAAACCACCGATCTATGAACCCCTGTCCTGTTTACGATGAGGTCTCAGGGAAACTGATCCTGTTCTTCATAGCTGTCCCAGGAAAGATCTCTGAGCAGCATCAGCTCAGGACAAAGATCAACCTGGTACGTCTCTGCTACGTCACTAGCATGGACCAAGGACGCACCTGGAGCACTGCCCAGGATGTCACCGATGGTACCATTAGCACTGAGTACAAGAACTGGGCAACTTTTGCAGTGGGGCCGGGTCATGGATTACAGTTGCTCAACGAGGCCCGGAGCCTTGTGATTCCTGCCTATGCCTATCGTATCTTGGACCCTAAGCAACACCCCACCCCTCATGCCTTCTGCTTCATCAGCTCTGACCACGGGACAACGTGGGAGATGGGGAACTTCGTGGGGGAGGAGAGTGCGGTGGAGTGCCAGGTAGCGGAGGTGCACACCTGTGGCAGGAAGGTCCTCTACTGCAATGCAAGGAGCAGCAGGGGCGTCAGAATCCAGGCTGTCAGCTACAACCACGGGGTGGACTTTCAGGGAGGCCAGCGGGTTGAAATGCTAGTAGAACCTCCCTCTGGATGTCATGGAAGTGTTActgccttcccaccccccccTGATGCTAGATGCCAAGATAGTTGGTTGCTCTACGCTCATCCTACAGACCCAAAGGGTCGAAGAGATTTAGGAATTTACCTCAACAAAAGCCCTTTAAATCCAGCACATTGGACAAAACCAAGCATCCTCTTCAAGGGTTTGTGTGCTTATTCGGATCTGCAGTACATGGGGGTTGGGCCAGATGGTTCACCcttgttttcctgcctctttGAATATGGCACCCACCAACAATGTGAAGAGATAATTTTTGTAATGTTCACTTTGAAGCAAGCCTTTCCATCAGAGCGTTGA
- the NEU2 gene encoding sialidase-2 isoform X1, with product MERKGSSSGPGNCYEERNSPTAGCFRKCTMASFPVLKQETLFQNGTWSYRIPALLYLPRFSIILAFAEEREDVVDEHAKLIAMRRGVYDPTTHHVQWNSMETIVSAQLKNHRSMNPCPVYDEVSGKLILFFIAVPGKISEQHQLRTKINLVRLCYVTSMDQGRTWSTAQDVTDGTISTEYKNWATFAVGPGHGLQLLNEARSLVIPAYAYRILDPKQHPTPHAFCFISSDHGTTWEMGNFVGEESAVECQVAEVHTCGRKVLYCNARSSRGVRIQAVSYNHGVDFQGGQRVEMLVEPPSGCHGSVTAFPPPPDARCQDSWLLYAHPTDPKGRRDLGIYLNKSPLNPAHWTKPSILFKGLCAYSDLQYMGVGPDGSPLFSCLFEYGTHQQCEEIIFVMFTLKQAFPSER from the exons CACAATGGCTTCGTTTCCTGTCTTGAAGCAAGAGACGTTGTTTCAGAACGGTACCTGGAGCTATCGAATTCCAGCCCTGCTCTACCTGCCACGTTTCAGCATCATCCTGGCGTTTGCTGAGGAACGAGAGGATGTGGTGGATGAACATGCCAAGCTAATAGCGATGCGCAGAGGCGTGTATGACCCAACCACGCACCACGTTCAG TGGAATAGCATGGAGACCATTGTCAGTGCGCAGCTGAAAAACCACCGATCTATGAACCCCTGTCCTGTTTACGATGAGGTCTCAGGGAAACTGATCCTGTTCTTCATAGCTGTCCCAGGAAAGATCTCTGAGCAGCATCAGCTCAGGACAAAGATCAACCTGGTACGTCTCTGCTACGTCACTAGCATGGACCAAGGACGCACCTGGAGCACTGCCCAGGATGTCACCGATGGTACCATTAGCACTGAGTACAAGAACTGGGCAACTTTTGCAGTGGGGCCGGGTCATGGATTACAGTTGCTCAACGAGGCCCGGAGCCTTGTGATTCCTGCCTATGCCTATCGTATCTTGGACCCTAAGCAACACCCCACCCCTCATGCCTTCTGCTTCATCAGCTCTGACCACGGGACAACGTGGGAGATGGGGAACTTCGTGGGGGAGGAGAGTGCGGTGGAGTGCCAGGTAGCGGAGGTGCACACCTGTGGCAGGAAGGTCCTCTACTGCAATGCAAGGAGCAGCAGGGGCGTCAGAATCCAGGCTGTCAGCTACAACCACGGGGTGGACTTTCAGGGAGGCCAGCGGGTTGAAATGCTAGTAGAACCTCCCTCTGGATGTCATGGAAGTGTTActgccttcccaccccccccTGATGCTAGATGCCAAGATAGTTGGTTGCTCTACGCTCATCCTACAGACCCAAAGGGTCGAAGAGATTTAGGAATTTACCTCAACAAAAGCCCTTTAAATCCAGCACATTGGACAAAACCAAGCATCCTCTTCAAGGGTTTGTGTGCTTATTCGGATCTGCAGTACATGGGGGTTGGGCCAGATGGTTCACCcttgttttcctgcctctttGAATATGGCACCCACCAACAATGTGAAGAGATAATTTTTGTAATGTTCACTTTGAAGCAAGCCTTTCCATCAGAGCGTTGA
- the NEU2 gene encoding sialidase-2 isoform X3, giving the protein MASFPVLKQETLFQNGTWSYRIPALLYLPRFSIILAFAEEREDVVDEHAKLIAMRRGVYDPTTHHVQWNSMETIVSAQLKNHRSMNPCPVYDEVSGKLILFFIAVPGKISEQHQLRTKINLVRLCYVTSMDQGRTWSTAQDVTDGTISTEYKNWATFAVGPGHGLQLLNEARSLVIPAYAYRILDPKQHPTPHAFCFISSDHGTTWEMGNFVGEESAVECQVAEVHTCGRKVLYCNARSSRGVRIQAVSYNHGVDFQGGQRVEMLVEPPSGCHGSVTAFPPPPDARCQDSWLLYAHPTDPKGRRDLGIYLNKSPLNPAHWTKPSILFKGLCAYSDLQYMGVGPDGSPLFSCLFEYGTHQQCEEIIFVMFTLKQAFPSER; this is encoded by the exons ATGGCTTCGTTTCCTGTCTTGAAGCAAGAGACGTTGTTTCAGAACGGTACCTGGAGCTATCGAATTCCAGCCCTGCTCTACCTGCCACGTTTCAGCATCATCCTGGCGTTTGCTGAGGAACGAGAGGATGTGGTGGATGAACATGCCAAGCTAATAGCGATGCGCAGAGGCGTGTATGACCCAACCACGCACCACGTTCAG TGGAATAGCATGGAGACCATTGTCAGTGCGCAGCTGAAAAACCACCGATCTATGAACCCCTGTCCTGTTTACGATGAGGTCTCAGGGAAACTGATCCTGTTCTTCATAGCTGTCCCAGGAAAGATCTCTGAGCAGCATCAGCTCAGGACAAAGATCAACCTGGTACGTCTCTGCTACGTCACTAGCATGGACCAAGGACGCACCTGGAGCACTGCCCAGGATGTCACCGATGGTACCATTAGCACTGAGTACAAGAACTGGGCAACTTTTGCAGTGGGGCCGGGTCATGGATTACAGTTGCTCAACGAGGCCCGGAGCCTTGTGATTCCTGCCTATGCCTATCGTATCTTGGACCCTAAGCAACACCCCACCCCTCATGCCTTCTGCTTCATCAGCTCTGACCACGGGACAACGTGGGAGATGGGGAACTTCGTGGGGGAGGAGAGTGCGGTGGAGTGCCAGGTAGCGGAGGTGCACACCTGTGGCAGGAAGGTCCTCTACTGCAATGCAAGGAGCAGCAGGGGCGTCAGAATCCAGGCTGTCAGCTACAACCACGGGGTGGACTTTCAGGGAGGCCAGCGGGTTGAAATGCTAGTAGAACCTCCCTCTGGATGTCATGGAAGTGTTActgccttcccaccccccccTGATGCTAGATGCCAAGATAGTTGGTTGCTCTACGCTCATCCTACAGACCCAAAGGGTCGAAGAGATTTAGGAATTTACCTCAACAAAAGCCCTTTAAATCCAGCACATTGGACAAAACCAAGCATCCTCTTCAAGGGTTTGTGTGCTTATTCGGATCTGCAGTACATGGGGGTTGGGCCAGATGGTTCACCcttgttttcctgcctctttGAATATGGCACCCACCAACAATGTGAAGAGATAATTTTTGTAATGTTCACTTTGAAGCAAGCCTTTCCATCAGAGCGTTGA